A single region of the Melospiza georgiana isolate bMelGeo1 chromosome 7, bMelGeo1.pri, whole genome shotgun sequence genome encodes:
- the WIPF1 gene encoding WAS/WASL-interacting protein family member 1 produces MPVPPPPAPPPPPTLALANTEKPSLSKSEQAGRNALLSDITKGKKLKKTVTNDRSAPILDVPSAPRPIASSLHNRGSPPVPGLSRQPSLGPSPPPFPGSRAAGSAAPLRQPGPGAPSPFSGRPPLPPTPGRPAEDKPPPPPPPPAGHRPPAAREASLPPPPPQNSKPPVPAAPRPALGAPAPPLPPSRPGPPPVPPAPAGGDEMPRLPQRNLSLGSCPAPGGGRSGPLPPPPGERPPPPVRDPPGRSGPLPPPPPISRNGSTSRALPSAPQLPSRAGLDSPRAGPRPPLPPDRPGSAAPPPPPPPSAAVRNGFQDPGDDEWESRFSFHPISDLPPPEPYVPMNRSYPSKLARNDSRGGSVRKERGAPPLPPIPR; encoded by the exons ATGCCTGTGCCTCCCCCTCCAGCTCCCCCTCCACCCCCAACACTGGCCTTG gcaAATACTGAAAAGCCATCCCTAAGCAAGTCAGAACAGGCAGGGCGAAATGCTCTATTATCTGATATtaccaaaggaaaaaagctcaAGAAGACTGTTACTAATGACAGAAGTGCTCCAATCCTAGAC GTGCCCAGCGCGCCCCGGCCCATCGCCTCCAGCCTGCACAACCGGGGCTCGCCGCCGGTGCCCGGGCTGAGCcggcagcccagcctggggcccTCGCCCCCGCCCTTCCCGGGCAGCCGGGCCGCGGGGTCGGCCGCGCCCCTCCGGCAGCCGGGCCCCGGCGCGCCGTCCCCCTTCTCGGGccggccgccgctgccgcccaCCCCGGGCCGGCCGGCCGAGGACAaaccgccgcccccgccgccgccccccgccgggCACCGgccgcccgccgcccgggaGGCGTCTctgcccccgccgccgccgcagaACAGCAAGCCGCCCgtgcccgccgccccccggcccGCCCTCGGCGCCCCGGCGCCCCCGCTGCCCCCCAGCAGGCCGGGACCGCCCCCGGtgccgcccgcccccgccggcGGCGACGAGATGCCGCGGCTGCCGCAGAGGAACCTCTCGCTGGGGTCGTGCCCGGCGCCCGGCGGGGGCCGCTCCGGACCGCTGCCCCCGCCGCCCGGAGAGAGACCGCCGCCGCCCGTCAGAGACCCGCCCGGCCGCTCAG GCCCGCTCCCACCGCCTCCCCCCATCAGCAGGAACGGAAGCACCTCGCGGGCTCTGCCCAGCGCCCCGCAGCTGCCGTCCCGGGCAGGCCTGGACAGCCCGAGGGCTGGGCCGCGGCCTCCGCTGCCCCCCGACCGGCCCGGCTccgcagcgccgccgccgccaccgccgccctCGGCAGCTGTCAGAAACGGCTTCCAGGATCCCGGTGACG atgaatgggaaagcagattttcttttcatccGATATCTGATTTGCCACCTCCAGAGCCATATGTACCCATGAACAGAAGTTATCCCAGTAAACTAGCAAGAAATGACAGTAGAG gTGGTTCTGTCCGAAAAGAAAGAGGTGCCCCCCCGCTCCCGCCTATCCCAAGGTGA